ttataataccgttattttatagttttatagTGTTACTTAACTTTTTctactattattattacttatataataatatttttataaatatgattatataaattttgtaaatatttataaatttatatttagaatgattaataatttataatttttaaaataattaaataaatttattatttaataataataaaataaaaaaaataattattttttaatatagaatatcaaatcatttaataataaaaaactaaaaataatgcATTATTTGTAGTGCGcggtaaaaattataatattaactaatttaataataccGTTATTTTATAGTACCTAACTTTCCCTctcctatcattactcatttaaaaatattaatatagaaattttataaacaattataaatatatatttaaaatgattaatatttaaaaaaaataatttaataaaaaaaaaacattgtaattatattttatatttagaacattaaatcatttaataataaaaaactgaaTTGCGCggcaaaaatttaaatataaaattatattataataaaaaaatatcgtTATTTTATACCGCACAAATCTTTCGTTCTCCTGTCATTACTAATAGTTTATCATTACTAATActtgatttaaatataaatttaaggaATTTcattacttaataatttaaatttgatatttttatttgccttctttaagtttttcaaaacaGTCATTAAGCAAATTAGCGAGATAAAGCGGCTATACTCAAAGTGAGTAGAAGGATGAACATGGGCCTCGGTTCTTTACTCTTCCTTCTCTTAGATCTTACATTATATTACAACACTTGTCacctcaattttcttcaatcCGATTGTTTAACTTCGAATGCATCAATAGCTTCACCATCTTAGCTTCAATCTATCCGATCTTAGTTCATTTCATTAGCAGTTCTGTTACTCAGATCTTCCTGCTGCCTGAATTCCCCGTGGATTAATTGCGGAACGGCCTCGTACTGATATTCGATAGATTTCATCTTGTGGGTTTCTCCAATCTATAGAGCAAGGTAAGATCTTGTTTGGTTTCTTCTGCATATACAATTTTTCTATTCATTTTACGCGTTTAATGGGTCTGAATGATTCGTGCTATGAACAATGTTCTTCTGTTGAGTAGGAAAATGCAATCGGATCTTGGTAAGCTATTCATTGGTGGGATTTCTTGGGATACTGATGAAGAACGACTAAAGGAGTACTTTAGTGGTTTTGGAGAGGTATCGGAGGCAGTAATATTGAAGGATCGGATTACAGGAAGGGCTCGTGGCTTTGGTTTTGTTGTCTTCACCGATCCAGCTGTTGCAGAAAAAGTCATCCAAGAGAGGCACAACATTGATGGAAGAATGGTAAGTGGAATCCATTTAAATTTCATGAATCAAATAGGATTTAGTTCAAATTCATATGGTTTTATCAATCAGGTGGAGGCTAAAAAGGCAGTTCCAAGGGATGATCATAACACAATGATTAGAAACAATAGCATCATGCATGGCTCTCCTGGTGCAGGGCAGACAAAAAAGGTATTTGTTGGCGGTTTATCATCCTCTGTAACAGAAACTGGCTTCAAGAACTATTTCGAGCAATTTGGAACCGTAAGTGATGCTGTAGTGATGTATGATCACAATACACAGCGCCCTAGAGGATTTGGATTCATAACTTTTGATTCTGAGGAATCAGTAGACAAAGTTTTGATGATGAAACCTTTTCATGTGCTGTATGGGAAGATGATTGAGATCAAAAGGGCTGTCCCTAAGGAATTATCTCACGGTTCTAGCCGAAGTCCTGTGAGTTTGAGTGGGATTAGTAAAATTCTTAATCAAGGTTATGGTGTGAAGATGGATATTGGTAGGTTCAGCAGCCCGTTAGGCTCAAGTTACAGAATGggtttgaattttgaatcaaGTTTCCAAGGAAACACTAGCTTCAATAGCTATGGTAGAGGAATCAGTCCTTTTTATATTGGAAACTCGAATCGGGTTGCCAATTCCATTGGCTACGAAGGAGGAAATGGTGGAAACTCTTCTTTTTTTAGCTCGGGATCACAAAGTTTGTTGGGTAATTGGGGTATCTCTCCTTTGTCAAACCAAGATGGTGATAATCTAGATTATGGGATCAATGATAACGGTTATGGGCTTTATGGActaggaggaggaggagggtcTAGGCGTAGTAGCTTCTCGGCAGGTGGCCATTTCACATCAAGTGGAGGTTATGATGGGTCGGGTTATGGAGATCCTACTCGGCGTTCAACGATCCATCTTGAAAGGGATGATGGACCGGGTTCGTTTGATTTTATGAGGGGTGGTAATGGAGGATTGGATGTTTCAACCAAAAGTCCAATTGGCTATTATGGTTGCTAAGAGACAGATTAATAGAGGTAAAGATGGTTTTTCTATGATTATAGTGAAACATTAACacaatttataagattaagataGAAATCTAATGCTATAGTTACTAATTAAAGATTTTAGATGAATGAGGCCATCTGACTGAAAAAAACAAACTTTTGTTGTTACATGGTTTTTAGTTTTGGATAGATTTGGTTCAAATTCTCATACCTTGAaagtgtttgtttcagattgcAGATTTCCCATTATCTTATAGCCCATTTCATGTGATATAagtaaattgaattttaataggCAATTCACAAGTTTcattgttttttgaaaaactgaATTATTCAGATCAAATAATTACAATGCACAAGTTTATGATTAAAACTTCTGAGATCGTGCGAATATTGGTTGTACTTTTCACTCTAAACGATGTCATCTTTTCGTTGTTGCAATTTTAATAGTCTTCGAACCAAGAGCAATTCGATGTATTTTATTCCCTTTAGTTTCACCTTTTTAAGGAGCTTTTTAACTAATCTCTTTGATTGTGTCTTGCGCCTCTCTAGGAAGAATCACCATCAACAAGGTATGGCATTCAGGGTCTGGACCTAGAAAGAAAGTTTGATTGCTAATAATAACGGGATCACTAGCTCGAACTAGAGGTTTTTGTTTCTTGTTCACGAACTTTTTTTCAACGCCCATACCTTAGTCTAGTCACTAGTTCATTCACACCTTTCGTCTGCTAACCTAACCTAAGGCCCAAGATATAGAAATTTCCCGGTCTTCGTGCTCCATACTCATAGCGAAATGGTGCGCTGCTCTTTTTAAGTCTTAGATTTTTCTTCCTCgactcaaaaatatttttttttcagattcttTAAAAGCTTGCGTTCTGAATGTACTACTACTTTGGAAAGATTAGGAGTTGTGTAAAAACCTTCATATTGTAAAGAGGAGCAAATCCCCTTGTTGCTCCCTCTCTCTATTGATAGTGAGTTGGAATCTTGGCCTCGGGATATTCGAGTTCTTTTATAAAACCTTATATAGACGTAATTTATAAAGGGttattttatatctttaatttaagtaattgaGTTCCCTTTCTTATATCTCCTATGTAAGGCGAATGCAAGACCTTTACATTTGGTTTTGATAACGagtctcttattttattttaaggtctgaattaataaatgattgcttttaatataagattttaaagtCCGTCTCGGTCCCTCGGTGTTCGGAAAAGTAACTCGAGTATGAGTAAGAAACACAATACCTCTAGCTCTGGCAAGTGAAATTGCAACCAAAGTGAGCATGGGATCCGAGTGACGTGCCATCACTACTAATTGAGTGCCAGCACTACGCTATGCTATCAGTAGTTAGGGAGTCAGCTCCTTTCAAAGCCCTTACTCTATAAGGGCGCTTTTGTTTTCTTATAGCTAGCGCGCTTTACCAATATATCAAGGGTTTTTCTCGTTTGTTTAGTTCCAGTTTTTGGCCTTATCTTGTAGGTTACGACGCCGTCGAGTTGGCGGTAGAGACAGACTCGACATTCAGGCATgccgcttgacgcttgacgatGTGGTACATAGTGGGTTTAGTACGCCCTGCCAAAATGACTCCGAAATAAGAAAAAAGGTGTGTGCTGCACTCACGAAGGATTGCCAGTGATATACTGGAGGGAGGTGAGGATGACGTCAAGTCGCATGGCCCTTATGGGCTGGGCCAAACATGTGCTACAATGACAATTACAATTGGAAGCAAGGTTGTAAGGCAGAGCGAATCCGGAAAGATTGTCTTAGTTCTGATTGTTCTTTGTAACTCAGGAACACTCACACTGTCCTTGTAAAATGTGACACCATAAGggtaaaaaaaacaagaaattcAGGACAAACCATGTAAagtaaaataatgattaaagtCGAATCTCTTGTGCTCATTCTTAAAACAATCGACCGCATAAGCATATCAAGCTTAACTTCATATTCTAATCTGTTGAGGCTTCCTCTTCCCTAAGCTTGAATAGAAAGAAGTTAAAGCTCCCTAAGTACAtggaaaagagagagagagagagaaaagccTTGGAGATCAGACGTCGGGATCACCATATATCAAAGGAAGCGTAATAGCACAAACGACACATCACGATCAGCATAGAGGCACAATAGAATAGGAAGAAAGGTTGTAAGGCGGAGTGAATCCGAAAAGATTGCCTCAATTTAGATTGTTCTTTGCAACTTGGAACACTCACACCGGCCTTGTAAAATGTGACAACATAAgggtaaataaaaaaacaagaaattcAGGCCGAACCATGTactaaaataaaacaatgaTTAAAGTTGAATCTCTTATGCTCGTTTATAAAACAATCGACCGCATAAGCATATCGAGCTTACCTTCATATTCCAATCTGTTGAGATTTCCTCTTCCCTAAGCTTGAATAGAAAGAAAGTTAAAGCTCCCTATGTACATggaaaaaagagagagaaatgacTTGAAGATCAGACGTCGGAATCACCCTATATCAAAGGAAGTGCAATCGGCACAAGCGACACATCACGATCGGCATAGaggcacgatcggcacgggaaacacaatatttttttgcGATCGTAAGTCATCAAATCGGCGTCGAAATCACCATTGATCAAAAGAAGCACGATCGGTAGAGGACGCACGACATGTCGGCACGGGCGACATGATAGGTGCAGGAGGCACATCACGATTGGCAAGGGAGACATGATATTGTCTTTCACTGTAAGTCAATAATTAAATGTCTctagtctagggtttcttgtgTAGTTGTAAGCACCGTTAGAATTTTCTCTCGTTTGCAGTTTATCTGTGATCATATCTTAGTGTTTGTACAATTACTATGTTCTATTACTCTGTTTCTTCCATTATGGGGAAGGGGAAGAAAAAAAGTAATAGATCTAAAAAAGTCAGGGAGTTTGTGTTGGAAGGAATTAAGGAAGCGGCAattaaagaaattgaaagaattacTGAAGAAGTCAGTAAAGAATAACAATAATTAACCAAAATTGATggatttaaatgatattatcaATGATAAAACAAAACCACGATGATTAACGTTTGGGaagtaatctattttttttattaagtcaATCTCAAATTCATTTAGTATTATtggtttttataaatataccaatgtcaatttaaatttttttaattaaggcaATTTTTTGTTTATCAATGTTATAGCGATTTGTGTAGTTTCAATCGCTAATATGCTTAAGGAATGACAATTCGTTACATATCCAATCGCTACTAATAAAATCATAGCGATTGATTAATATTCCAATCGCTACTAACTCTTCAAAAACGCAATAAAAGAAGGCGCCATTTTTTCGCGGTTTATTACTAGGTTTATAGTGATTGGTTTTGTAACCAATCGTCGTCATGTCTAGGTAGTAGCACTTGGTCTAAGGACCAATTACCATTATCAAAGTAGTAGCGATTGGATTTCCATCCAATTGCCACTACTTTGATAATGGCGATTGGTCTTTAGACCAGACCAATCGCTATTTTTGCTCGCTAATTggtctttttttactagtggcaTGATAACAACACAAGTAAACAATCTTCTCCAACTACTATTGGGAAAATCCTGTAAAAAATAATGCAGAAAAATagtgttgagttatggagcatatatatacttataataaattctacaatAGTTAAATAGAGtttattgaatttgtattaGGGTTTTGGCTTGGgtctgaccaagagttatttatattttattacttgaatgtttaccctataaatatgttattattatgggTTTACATTAAGtagacataattctagagagataaaatgtgagacaaaaactatttat
Above is a genomic segment from Impatiens glandulifera unplaced genomic scaffold, dImpGla2.1, whole genome shotgun sequence containing:
- the LOC124917495 gene encoding heterogeneous nuclear ribonucleoprotein 1-like; the encoded protein is MQSDLGKLFIGGISWDTDEERLKEYFSGFGEVSEAVILKDRITGRARGFGFVVFTDPAVAEKVIQERHNIDGRMVEAKKAVPRDDHNTMIRNNSIMHGSPGAGQTKKVFVGGLSSSVTETGFKNYFEQFGTVSDAVVMYDHNTQRPRGFGFITFDSEESVDKVLMMKPFHVLYGKMIEIKRAVPKELSHGSSRSPVSLSGISKILNQGYGVKMDIGRFSSPLGSSYRMGLNFESSFQGNTSFNSYGRGISPFYIGNSNRVANSIGYEGGNGGNSSFFSSGSQSLLGNWGISPLSNQDGDNLDYGINDNGYGLYGLGGGGGSRRSSFSAGGHFTSSGGYDGSGYGDPTRRSTIHLERDDGPGSFDFMRGGNGGLDVSTKSPIGYYGC